DNA sequence from the Prochlorothrix hollandica PCC 9006 = CALU 1027 genome:
GTTTTTGTGGGTATTGAGTTTGAAGCGGCGATCGCAGCCGTGATAACGCACGTATTCGCCAACTTCAGTAACCCGGATTGACGGTAGATTAGAGATTGTAGATGTCATTAAATTAGGTGCCTCTCAAAAAGGAATATCATCGTAATTTGTGGGAATATCGGGGGATATAGCAGTCTGATTCTTAGGTGGAAGGGGAAGCATACTTGTTTTGAATGGCAACTCATTGAGAAAGTCCGTCAATCTGGAACTTGTCTCAAAATCACACCATCTCACATCCTTATACCAGATTTTTTCTGTAGCATTCCATTGGAACTCACGTTCTTTTGCTAAGTGTTTATCTTCAAACAATACCGTCGCAATAATCCTGACAATCCATGACTGAGATCGCTTAATTGCATCTTGAACTAAAGCATTGAGATTATCTACACGACTAAAGAGAGATGCGATTAATTGACAATCAGTGAGGGCACGGTGAGCGCTGCTTACGCCAATTCCATAATCTAGAGCTAGTGCAACAAGATTTTGTTTGGATTTTGCTGCCTCAGTCCAGACAAAATCATCATAAGTGCAAAGCTAAGGCTTCGAGCTATTGGGAATACCATGGAGACCAATCCACTTACGATCGAACTCAGCATTATGAGCTACAAGATAGTCTGCCTGCTGCATCCAGCGCCCGATCGGAACTAGCAAGTCTTGTTGAAAATTCTTGGCTGCTTGCGCTGCACCAGCATTGATACGGTTAACCTTTTGGGCG
Encoded proteins:
- a CDS encoding 3'-5' exonuclease; its protein translation is MLLLIIDFETTGLDPQTHFPIELGAILYSVEHQTTLAQASILIPVQDNPAQKVNRINAGAAQAAKNFQQDLLVPIGRWMQQADYLVAHNAEFDRKWIGLHGIPNSSKP